A window of the Dermatophagoides farinae isolate YC_2012a chromosome 2, ASM2471394v1, whole genome shotgun sequence genome harbors these coding sequences:
- the Hyccin gene encoding PI4KA lipid kinase complex subunit hyccin yields the protein MMMMINASNTIQSSSISDRKRTLIEDFLSSSDENIKEFQIDDHAIEAIFDLLEHPERDIELFKSITKRLYSIYKSQDRELRLKTLIFLPTLIAVYIRCHHRNCFTTKDNDLKSEPKSSIAILLMCVYNFEIINQKTGDLKTIDVRLISLAKPSIYHEQSAHTSGQASIPTEQMLAKINNPQESRITIFGPYHEVEQLNTGNQQSVFTVLMKLYNQHIQEAGYYSWQSMLRLYLELLKQGCMLQRTCTELKQQIKAILQNESSNKINSKDNDNNSVLIPETLQVQFTSEFLTELIKASYFCYHNELEDLASELIEEICKRSTYKFYGDVILMVNAFKNTQAIINRDREDHRAKMKRINQSEISLNATPPVTTMTSVSSRKAAITNASFKTKKLPDDIPIVAGPATQPAANLNAQQAHSKNSLQPRSSSSQSQQQKQNGRPSFKSLDSINEEASPLSSAGKSNNSNVSNSKISSKPPRKGVINMLKELKDGGKQSKNKSSKQLALETNGKIINSNHNQDELIPMKQMKNPKKFIDDEDELDRSSDVDSIHMIGLNPPLAPLERFTDDDDDDDDNKSDQAMIGSLHSNERFKLRIEITDPSSDVQSDRSSGASAVALLGNNVNQQNSNNGQQHNQNATSNSSSLIKSS from the exons atgatgatgatgatcaatgcaAGTAACACTATTCAATCGTCATCGATTAGTGATCGAAAACGAACTTTAATTGAAGATTTTCTATCCTCATCcgatgaaaatattaaagaatttcaaatagATGATCATGCTATTGAAGCAATTTTCGATTTATTAGAACATCCAGAACGTGATATTGAG TTGTTCAAATCAATTACCAAACGGCTTTATAGCATTTATAAAAGTCAAGATCGAGAATTACGACTGaaaacattaatttttctaCCAACATTGATCGCTGTTTATATTCGCTGTCATCATAGAAATTGTTTTACTACAAAAGATAATGACCTAAAATCTGAACCAAAATCTTCCATAGCCATTCTATTGATGTGTGtttataattttgaaataatcaatcaaaaaaccGGGGatttaaaaacaattgatgtTCGGTTAATTTCATTGGCAAAGCCTTCTATTTATCATGAACAAAGCGCTCATACATCCGGACAAGCTTCAATACCTACTGAACAAATGTTGGCCAAAATTAATAATCCACAAGAATCTCGAATTACAATCTTTGGTCCATATCATGAAGTAGAACAATTAAATACGGGCAATCAACAATCAGTATTTACCGTATTGATGAAACTTTACAATCAACATATTCAAGAGGCAGGTTATTATTCATGGCAATCAATGTTACGTTTATATCTGGAACTTTTGAAACAAGGTTGCATGTTACAGCGAACTTGTACCGAActtaaacaacaaattaaagCAATTCTGCAGAATGAATCTagcaataaaataaattccaaagataatgataataactcTGTCTTAATACCGGAAACACTCCAAGTTCAATTTACATCAGAATTCTTGACAGAATTAATAAAAGCTagttatttttgttatcataATGAATTGGAAGATTTAGCATCAGAATTAATTGAAGAAATTTGTAAGCGTTCTACTTACAAATTTTATGGTGATGTAATTCTG ATGGTGAATGCATTCAAAAATACACAAGCAATAATCAATCGTGATAGAGAAGATCATCGAGCCAAAATGAAACGTATTAATCAATCAGAGATTAGTTTAAATGCCACACCCCCAGTTACAACGATGACCTCAGTTTCATCCCGTAAAGCTGCCATTACAAATGCTTCattcaaaacgaaaaaattgccTGACGATATTCCGATTGTGGCTGGTCCTGCTACACAACCTGCCGCTAATTTGAATGCTCAACAAGCACATtctaaaaattcattacagccacgttcatcatcatcgcaatcacaacagcaaaaacaaaatggtcgtccatcattcaaatcattggATTCTATCAACGAGGAAGCATCACCTCTATCATCAGCTGGTAAATCGAATAATTCTAACGTTTCAAATTCCAAAATTTCGTCCAAGCCTCCACGTAAAGGTGTTATAAATATGTTAAAAGAATTAAAAGATGGTGGAAAACAATCCAAGAATAAATCCTCAAAACAATTAGCATTggaaacaaatggaaaaattataaattccAATCATAATCAAGATGAATTGATACcgatgaaacaaatgaaaaatccaaagaaatttattgatgatgaggatgaatTGGATAGATCAAGTGATGTGGATTCCATACACATGATAGGTCTGAATCCTCCTCTGGCACCATTAGAACGATtcaccgatgatgatgacgatgatgatgataataaaagcGATCAAGCTATGATTGGTAGCCTCCATTCCAATGAGAGATTCAAATTAAGGATCGAAATCACTGATCCTTCATCTGATGTACAATCGGATCGTTCTTCAGGTGCATCAGCTGTAGCTTTATTGGGCAACAACGTAAATCAACAGAATTCAAATAATGGTCAACAACATAATCAGAATGCCACATcgaattcttcatcattgattaaatCATCGTGA
- the LOC124499217 gene encoding uncharacterized protein LOC124499217 produces the protein MFSKLFKSFHYFIFISMLCLCVNSQPLLSSSSSNEQSLISMTSNPCTEKIGHCSFSSLDRMSCPEIKELKQCLDNLKQICHGSIHYHSFSSLVDRKSTEHCRVKNNNHRNRHRQRNKLQHHQLSSSSTQRPPIRSMFPESSWHQQLSTSNEAMVKSGPVHHRKNPISLDSLVNIPSSPVIATQVKFNNNKSSKPEYFQYCLQAAYNYTIGMNILPNKKNLVEHRPFLRHQRYKRQNDRVTDIMYHHLQPQRERQQRPQMNDLNSRLNETTAQLASELIFKPVHPMTPSLTCIIFGDPHLRTFDSQYQTCNCLGARSMLEHPLFDVQITNTRILDQFNSTGVTKVTVLVRRFNPCMISNELIYETDSLAQASPAGTFTDGSVYNFNNMVYINTSMKDMVVTIHLEHIGARVYISQFIHTKFLNVVIKFLTSKSNLVRQDLVLNAINPISLCKSGCHHRELINIENELKRANIGLESTAQQNSHYSQSMPNFDNNLDAQEDNDNNDYYDSSNDDFDDDDDDDDYDHEEDISDDDDDYDGDTHRKRRRIQKRDANFHENNDGNSHAINNGQQRPLNKKPKRKKDGRKKTDESRMANKERAKPSSMDPGQDIRTKTGGAYIPPAKLRLMQQNISDKNSEAYQRLAWESLKKSINGLINKVNVSNIAFIVKELFAINLIRGRGLLCRSILRAQQSSPTFTHVYAALIAVTNTKFPKVGELLLKRLIVQFRRSFQRNDKSNCINSTRFIAHLFNQNVAHEILALEILVLLLENATNDSVEVAIAFLKECGAKLEEVSRQGAAGIFERLRTILHDGELNKRVQYMIEVMYAIRKDKFKDHPSIMQELDLIEEDEQFTHLMTLEDDYETEDRLNVFKLDPDFQTNEAKYDEIKQSILDVGDDDDDDDSDESGSDDDDEDSSDEANEEGATTTIIDNTETNLINLRKTIYLTIQSSLDFEECAHKLLKLDIKPPQYAELCNMIVDCCAQQRTYIKFFGLLAQRFCQINPEYVEPFVEILKNCYDTIHRFETCKLRNVAKIFAHLLYTDSIPWTVLSHIKLNENDTSSSSRVFIKILFQQLAESMGLVRLNQRIKDPTLDEAFIGLFPRDNPEYTRFAINFFTSIGLGGLTDDLREHLKTASSQKLPLLQENLQKLKQEDDSTSTSSSSDSSDNSSDSDSSDDSSDSSSDSSTSNNSDSSSDEDSDDTSHKRKHRSIREQRPSKYRGERENHRKEERHKLRDTNKHKYDMSRDYSNSDRHKRYPNDKKDTDKYRLKERNRENDKDRSHRHHHRSNEEKHIDDVKKNLKRADRDESSDDKKHSKIRKIRSEIRSDDHSTQHHRK, from the exons atgttttcaaaattatttaaaagttttcattatttcattttcatatcaaTGTTATGTCTATGCGTTAACAGtcaaccattattatcatcatcatcatcgaatgaacAATCATTAATATCAATGACATCGAATCCATgtacagaaaaaattggacattgttcattctcatcattagATAGAATGTCATGTCCGGAAATTaaagaattgaaacaatgttTGGATAATCTCAAACAAATTTGTCATGgttcaattcattatcattcatttagttCGTTAGTGGATCGTAAATCAACGGAACATTGTAgagtaaaaaataataatcatcgaaaTCGACATAGACAAAGAAATAAacttcaacatcatcaattatcatcatcatcaacgcaACGACCACCAATTCGTTCGATGTTTCCCGAATCATCGTGGCATCaacaattatcaacatcCAATGAAGCTATGGTTAAATCCGGTCCTGtacatcatcgaaaaaatccCATTTCATTAGATTCATTAGTCAATATTCCATCATCACCTGTTATTGCCACTCAAGtgaaatttaataataataaatcaagcAAAccagaatattttcaatattgtcTACAAGCTGCTTATAACTATACAATtggaatgaatattttgccaaataaaaaaaaccttgtCGAACATCGTCCATTTCTGCGACATCAAAGATATAAACGACAAAATGATCGTGTCACCGATATTatgtatcatcatctgcAACCACAACGTGAAAGACAACAGCGAccacaaatgaatgatttgaatagTAGATTAAATGAAACGACAGCACAATTAGCATCAGAACTGATATTTAAACCTGTTCATCCAATGACACCATCATTAACTTGTATTATATTTGGTGATCCACATTTACGGACATTTGATTCACAATATCAAACGTGTAATTGTTTAGGAGCCAGATCCATGTTGGAACATCCTTTGTTTGATGTACAAATTACCAATACAAGAATTCTAG atcaattcaattcaaccgGTGTAACCAAAGTGACCGTATTGGTTCGTCGTTTTAATCCGTGTATGATTTCCAATGAATTAATCTATGAAACTGATTCATTAGCACAAG CATCACCAGCGGGAACATTCACTGATGGTTCTGTatataatttcaataatatgGTCTATATAAATACATCGATGAAAGATATGGTCGTAACCATTCATCTTGAACATATTGGTGCCCGTGTATATATCTCacaatttattcatacaAAATTCCTGAATGTTGTGATAAAATTTCtaacatcaaaatcaaatttggtACGTCAAGATCTAGTTTTGAATGCAATCAATCCGATTTCTTTATGTAAATCtggttgtcatcatcgtgaattaatcaacattgaaaatgaattaaaacgTGCCAATATTGGCTTAGAATCCACAGCACAACAGAATTCACATTATTCACAATCGATGCCAAATTTTGACAATAATCTTGATGCACAAGAagataatgacaataatgattattatgattcgagcaatgatgatttcgatgatgatgatgatgatgatgactatgatCATGAAGAAGACatttcagatgatgatgatgattatgatggtgatacACATCGTAAACGTCGTCGGATACAAAAAAGAGATGCtaattttcatgaaaataatgatggtaatagCCATGCCATAAATAATGGACAACAACGGCCATTAAACAAGAAACCTAAACGCAAAAAAGATGGCCGAAAAAAGA CCGATGAATCTAGAATGGCAAATAAAGAAAGAGCTAAACCATCCTCGATGGATCCAGGTCAAGATATCCGTACTAAAACCGGTGGTGCATATATTCCACCGGCAAAATTACGTCTGATGCAACAGAATATCAGCGATAAGAATAGTGAAGCTTATCAGCGTTTGGCATGGGAATCCTTAAAAAAGTCTATCAATGGTCTGATCAACAAAGTTAACGTTTCAAATATTGCATTTATCGTGAAAGAATTGTTTGCCATCAATTTAATTCGTGGCCGAGGTCTACTTTGCCGTTCTATTCTTCGTGCTCAGCAATCTTCGCCAACATTCACACACGTTTATGCTGCATTGATTGCCGTAACGAATACAAAA tttcCCAAGGTCGGCGAACTTTTACTCAAACGATTGATTGTTCAATTTAGGCGTTCATTTCAAAGAAATGATAAATCGAATTGTATCAATAGCACTCGGTTTATTgctcatttattcaatcaaaatgtaGCGCATGAAATTTTAGCATTAGAGATTTTAGTCTTGTTGCTGGAGAACGCTACAAATGATTCGGTTGAAGTGGCCATTGCGTTTTTGAAAGAATGTGGAGCAAAACTTGAAGAAGTATCGCGCCAAGGTGCTGCAGGTATATTCGAACGACTTCGCACAATTCTTCATGATGGTGAACTCAATAAACGTGTTCAATATATGATTGAGGTCATGTATGCCATACGTAAAGATAAATTCAAAGACCATCCGTCAATAATGCAGGAACTAGATTTAATTGAAGAGGATGAACAATTTACCCATTTGATGACATTGgaagatgattatgaaactGAAGATCGACTTAATGTATTCAAATTAGATCCAGATTTTCAGACTAATGAAGCCAAATATGACGAGATTAAACAAAGTATTTTAGACGtcggtgatgatgacgatgatgatgatagcgaTGAATCTGGATcagatgatgacgacgaagATTCTAGTGATGAAGCAAATGAAGAAGGAGCAACTACGaccatcattgataataCTGAAACTAATTTGATCAATCTtcgaaaaacaatttatttgaCCATTCAATCATCTTTGGATTTTGAAGAATGTGCAcacaaattattgaaattggaCATTAAGCCACCACAATACGCTGAACTGTGTAacatgattgttgattgctGTGCTCAACAACGTActtatataaaattttttgggCTCTTGGCTCAAAGATTTTGTCAGATAAATCCTGAATATGTTGAGCCGTTTGTGGAAATTCTCAAAAACTGTTATGATACGATTCATCGATTTGAAACATGCAAATTGCGAAATGTGGCCAAAATATTTGCTCATCTTTTGTATACCGATTCGATTCCTTGGACAGTGTTGAGTCatattaaattgaatgaaaacgaCACGTCTTCTTCTAGTCGTGTATTCATAAAGATATTATTCCAACAATTAGCCGAATCAATGGGATTAGTTCGACTTAATCAACGAATCAAAGATCCAACCTTAGACGAAGCTTTCATAGGATTATTTCCTCGAGATAATCCAGAATATACCCGTTTCgctattaatttttttaccaGTATTGGCCTCGGTGGTCTTACTGATGATCTTCGTGAACATTTAAAAACGGCATCTTCACAAAAATTGCCATTATTGCAAGAAAATTTACAGAAATTAAAGCAGGAAGACGATAGTACTAGtactagtagtagtagtgacAGTTCAGATAATAGTTCCGATAGTGATTCTTCCGATGATAGCTCTGATTCATCATCTGATTCTTCTACATCGAATAATTCCGATAGTTCTTCAGATGAAGATTCAGACGATACGTCACATAAAAGAAAACATAGATCAATTCGTGAACAACGACCATCCAAATATCGAGGTGAAAGGGAAAATCATCGGAAAGAAGAACGACATAAATTACGAGATACCAACAAACATAAGTATGATATGTCTCGTGACTATTCTAATTCAGATCGACATAAACGATATCCGAATGACAAAAAAGATACTGATAAATATCGTTTAAAAGAACGAAACCgtgaaaatgataaagatcgtagccatcgtcatcatcatcgatcaaatgaagaaaaacacattgatgatgtgaaaaagAACCTGAAAAGGGCAGACCGAGACGAATCTTcagatgataaaaaacattctaaaataagaaaaatacGTAGTGAAATCAGATCTGATGATCATTCTACTCAACATCAccgaaaataa
- the mRpL42 gene encoding mitochondrial ribosomal protein L42, producing the protein MNLKWIRIRHLLFNINHKNNQKEVIQRYLSTKNSDDPRITLTDDGKTIVCWHPEQSFPYEHSLPYDDESIRLNTSSALKVETMEKGENIYHKMPVNRLEMEELRAITYTNKHNWKRRRMEGLQLRPAHPRKGV; encoded by the exons atgaatttaaaatggaTTCGAATCcgacatttattattcaatataaatcataaaaataatcaaaaagaagTAATTCAAAGATATTTGTCCACAAAAAACAGCGATGATCCAAG aATAACATTGactgatgatggaaaaactATCGTTTGTTGGCATCCCGAACAATCGTTTCCATATGAACATTCATtgccatatgatgatgagtcgATTCGTTTGAATACCTCTTCTGCGTTGAAAGTTGAAACCATGGAAAAAGGtgaaaatatttatcatAAAATGCCCGTTAATCGTCTGGAAATGGAAGAATTAAGAGCAATCActtacacaaacaaacataattGGAAACGAAG ACGGATGGAAGGATTACAATTGCGACCAGCTCATCCAAGAAAAGGAGTTTaa
- the LOC124499221 gene encoding LOW QUALITY PROTEIN: arylsulfatase B (The sequence of the model RefSeq protein was modified relative to this genomic sequence to represent the inferred CDS: deleted 1 base in 1 codon): MLILIKLLFLLVNIFIQFENVLSHFDDRRPNILIILADDLGWGDVSFHGSKQIPTPNIDLLASSGVIMNNYYVSPLCSPSRSALLTGLNPIRTGMQVGVIAASQPYGLPLNYTTMGQHFQRLGYRTHVVGKWHQGFFRSEYLPTKRGFDSYFGYLTGHSDYFNRKAGDFFRGYDLHEMDHIANLTKYQGQYSTDMYTDRVLELIEENRYENTKKPWLIYMAQQSVHGAECGDEIQPPRRHENDYKYIQKNERRRRFAGMVAALDESVGRVFKALNDTNQLSRTIIVFSTDNGGATAGTTGYHIDNSQGSNWPLKGGKYTLWEGGVRGTAFIWSKLLPKPYLSNQLMHITDILPTLYSAAGGNTSDLGDIDGLNQWNQLKNPNNKNNYQIREHLLHNIDHTKHFWALRYRNYKLTNGTSLLGQFDNWYEAPGQQTEYPPNGICYNCTTTYQILEEYGIKFEPITVQIDCQRDKNPIIKCQSKKGMCLFDIEQDPCELTNLAEKKSDLLKTIHKKIYEHYNVQYTKPVNKPFDPHANPALHGGFWKPWLDQNPITENFL; this comes from the exons ATGTTGATACTTATaaaacttttgtttttactGGTGAACATTTTCatacaatttgaaaatgttctATCACATTTCGATGATCGTCGGCCAAATATTCTAATCATTTTAGCTGATGATTTAG GTTGGGGTGATGTAAGCTTTCATGGATCTAAGCAAATTCCAACACCAAATATTGATCTTCTGGCTTCAAGTGGAGTAATTatgaataattattatgtATCACCACTCTGTTCACCTTCACGATCAGCTTTATTGACCGGATTGAATCCTATCAGAACCGGAATGCAAGTTGGTGTCATTGCTGCATCACAACCGTATGGTCTTCCATTGAATTATACAACCATGGGTCAGCATTTTCAAAGATTAGGATATCGAACGCATGTAGTTGGAAAATGGCATCAAGGCTTTTTTCGTTCAGAATATCTTCCAACTAAGCGTGGTTTTGATTCTTATTTTGGATATCTCACCGGTCATTCCGATTATTTCAACCGTAAAGctggtgatttttttcgagGCTATGATCTTCATGAAATGGACCATATTGCCAATCTAACCAAATATCAAGGACAATATTCAACCGATATGTATACGGATCGTGTTTTGGAGCTAATCGAAGAAAATCGATATGAAAACACGAAAAAACCCTGGTTAATCTATATGGCTCAACAATCAGTACATGGTGCCGAATGTGGTGATGAGATTCAACCACCTCGTCgacatgaaaatgattataagtatatacaaaaaaatgaacgtcGTCGACGATTTGCCGGTATGGTGGCTGCCTTAGACGAATCGGTTGGCCGTGTATTCAAAGCATTGAACGACACAAATCAATTGTCGCGAACTATTATTGTGTTCAGCACAGATAATGGAGGTGCAACCGCCGGAACTACTGGTTATCATATTGATAATAGTCAAGGATCAAATTGGCCACTAAAAGGTGGTAAATATACACTCTGGGAAGGTGGTGTACGAGGTACAGCGTTTATCTGGTCCAAATTGTTGCCTAAACCATATCTAAGCAATCAATTGATGCACATAACAGATATTCTACCTACATTGTATTCAGCTGCCGGTGGTAATACATCGGATTTAGGTGATATCGATGGCCTTAATCAATGGAATCAGTTGAAGAATCCAAACAATAAgaataattatcaaatacGAGAACACTTGTTGCATAACATTGATCATACTAAACATTTTTGGGCTCTTAGATATCGAAACTATAAATTAACAAATggaacatcattattaggTCAATTTGATAATTGGTATGAAGCACCTGGTCAGCAGACTGAATATCCACCCAATGGAATATGTTATAACTGTACTACGACATATCAAATTCTAGAAGAATATGGCATCAAATTCGAA CCAATCACCGTTCAAATAGATTGTCAACGAGATAAGaatccaataataaaatgtcaatcaaaaaaaggaATGTGTCTGTTTGACATTGAACAAGATCCATGTGAATTAACGAAtttggcagaaaaaaaatctgatttattgaaaacaatccATAAAAAAATCTATGAGCATTACAATGTACAATATACAAAACCTGTTAATAAACCATTCGATCCTCATGCCAATCCTGCATTACATGGAGGATTTTGGAAACCATGGTTAGATCAGAATCCTATTACTGAAAACTTTctgtaa